The following coding sequences are from one Panicum hallii strain FIL2 chromosome 5, PHallii_v3.1, whole genome shotgun sequence window:
- the LOC112893127 gene encoding abscisic stress-ripening protein 1-like — MAHHFLGKAAAAGEAPKVTDWRKEEKHHKHMEQLAQLGAVAAGAYAVHEKHKAKKDPDHAHSHKIKEGVAAAVAIGSAGFAFHEHHEKKDAKKHRRHGHHH, encoded by the coding sequence ATGGCGCACCACTTCCTGGGCaaggcggccgccgccggcgaggcgcccAAGGTCACCGACTGGCGCAAGGAGGAGAAGCACCACAAGCACATGGAGCAGCTCGCCCAGCTCGGCGCCGTCGCAGCGGGAGCCTACGCCGTGCACGAGAAGCACAAGGCCAAGAAGGACCCCGACCACGCGCACTCACACAAGATCAAGGaaggcgtcgccgccgccgtcgccatcgGCAGCGCCGGCTTCGCCTTCCACGAGCACCACGAGAAGAAGGACGCCAAGAAGCACCGCCGCCACGGCCACCACCATTAA
- the LOC112893126 gene encoding ribonucleoprotein RB97D-like, translating to MGFLELHFFYDSNSAKTASQWHANPGRHDGTGAVPPAAHHTGLPPLSAPPPTAGADLPPSLPPTQPAPHFGFPLQPTLGSAPPPSAAASEGYPFIGSNPTVPLPTGMTDTATVLPLPDNGDATGTKVVGLAATARVHVSMIGLGVIFAIAFLITSC from the exons ATGGGTTTTCTTGAGCTTCACTTTTTTTATGATTCCAACTCCGCAAAAACTGCGTCGCAGTGGCATGCCAATCCCGGGCGGCACGACGGCACCGGCGCCGTCCCCCCTGCCGCGCACCACACTGGCCTCCCGCCGCTCTCGGCGCCGCCTCCCACCGCGGGGGCCGACCTGCCGCCGTCCCTCCCGCCGACCCAGCCCGCCCCGCACTTCGGCTTCCCGCTGCAGCCCACGCTCggctccgcgccgccccccagcgccgccgccagcgaGGGGTACCCGTTCATCGGCAGCAACCCGACGGTGCCGCTGCCCACCGGAATGACGGACACCGCCACCGTGCTCCCGCTGCCCGACAACGGGGACGCAACCGGCACCAAG GTGGTGGGGCTGGCAGCGACCGCTCGTGTTCACGTCTCCATGATTGGGCTTGGGGTTATCTTCGCCATCGCCTTCTTGATCACGAGCTGCTAA
- the LOC112893125 gene encoding abscisic stress-ripening protein 5-like gives MAEYYGGRTMYSKTDDCYDAGRHGSRRVYSHTDDCYDDVDRRRPGAYADDCYNGAGYGGARQAAVYSDEYSRGGYGYGGYGGEQEHLKREEREHKHKERIGEIGALAGGAFALYEGHRAKKDPEHAQRHKIEAGVATAAALGAGGYAYHEHRDQKEAHYEGKEHSRVPHSYYCN, from the exons ATGGCTGAGTACTACGGCGGCAGGACCATGTACTCCAAGACCGACGACTGCTACGACGCCGGCAGGCACGGCAGCCGGAGGGTGTACTCCCACACCGACGATTGCTACGACGACGTGGACCGCAGGAGGCCGGGGGCCTACGCCGACGACTGCTACAACGGCGCCGGCTACGGCGGCGCCAGGCAGGCCGCCGTCTACTCCGACGAGTACTCCCGCGGCGGCTACGGCTACGGCGGCTacggcggcgagcaggagcaCTTGaagagggaggagagggagcaCAAGCACAAGGAGCGCATCGGCGAGATAGGcgccctcgccggcggcgcctTCGCACTG TACGAGGGGCACCGTGCGAAGAAGGACCCGGAGCACGCGCAGAGGCACAAGATCGAGGCGGGcgtggcgacggcggcggcgctgggtgcCGGCGGCTACGCGTACCACGAGCACCGCGATCAGAAGGAGGCCCACTACGAGGGCAAGGAGCACAGCAGGGTGCCGCACAGCTACTACTGCAACTAA